From the Clostridium putrefaciens genome, one window contains:
- a CDS encoding CoA transferase subunit A, whose protein sequence is MNKVVKLEDVKHLFKDGMTIMIGGFLGCGSADDIIDYIVDLNIKDLTVITNDTCYPGTGVGKLLLNGQIKKLIASYIGGNNDTGRLMNEGKLEAELVPQGTLAEKIRAGGSGLGAVITATGVGTTVEDGKDKITIDGKEYLIELPLRADMSILKGTIVDESGNIFYRGTTKNFNPVMAMASDIVIVEASKVVKLGDLDAENVHTPSVLVDYVIKELA, encoded by the coding sequence ATGAATAAGGTAGTTAAACTGGAAGATGTAAAACATTTATTTAAAGATGGTATGACAATAATGATAGGTGGATTCCTAGGCTGCGGATCTGCTGATGACATTATAGACTATATTGTAGATTTAAATATAAAAGATTTAACTGTTATAACTAATGATACTTGTTACCCAGGAACTGGCGTTGGTAAGTTGCTTTTAAATGGACAAATTAAAAAGTTAATCGCTTCTTATATAGGCGGAAATAATGATACAGGAAGACTTATGAATGAGGGTAAACTTGAAGCAGAACTTGTTCCTCAAGGTACCCTAGCTGAAAAGATAAGAGCTGGCGGATCAGGACTTGGTGCTGTAATAACTGCAACAGGTGTTGGAACAACTGTAGAGGACGGTAAGGACAAGATTACTATAGACGGTAAGGAATACCTTATAGAACTTCCTTTAAGGGCTGATATGTCAATATTAAAAGGTACCATAGTAGATGAATCTGGAAATATATTTTATAGAGGTACAACAAAAAACTTTAATCCAGTTATGGCTATGGCTTCAGATATTGTTATTGTAGAAGCAAGTAAAGTAGTTAAACTAGGCGACTTAGACGCTGAAAACGTTCATACCCCTAGTGTACTTGTAGACTATGTTATAAAGGAGTTGGCGTAA
- a CDS encoding hotdog fold domain-containing protein, with amino-acid sequence MKSTIRIRMSQADAHYGGNLVDGAKMLQLFGDVATELLIANDGDEGLFRSYDSVDFLAPVYSGDYIEATGEIINCGNSSRKMTFEARKVIIPRPDISASAADILEEPIVVCKATGTCIVPKKNQRK; translated from the coding sequence TTGAAATCAACAATTAGAATAAGAATGAGTCAAGCAGATGCTCACTACGGCGGTAATTTAGTTGATGGAGCTAAAATGTTACAATTATTTGGGGATGTTGCAACCGAGCTTCTTATAGCTAACGATGGAGATGAAGGTCTATTTAGATCTTATGATTCAGTAGACTTTTTAGCACCCGTTTATTCTGGAGATTATATTGAAGCTACTGGTGAAATAATTAACTGTGGAAATTCTTCAAGGAAAATGACATTTGAAGCAAGAAAAGTTATAATACCAAGACCTGATATAAGCGCTTCTGCTGCTGATATATTAGAAGAACCAATAGTTGTATGTAAGGCCACTGGAACTTGCATTGTTCCAAAGAAGAATCAAAGAAAGTAA
- a CDS encoding 3-keto-5-aminohexanoate cleavage protein has protein sequence MDKLIITAAICGAEVTKDHNSSLPYTVEEIGIEAEKSYKAGASIIHLHVREDDGTPTQDKERFKACIKEIQKRCPDVIIQPSTGGAVGMSNEERLQPVDLSPEMATLDCGTCNFGGDEVFVNTENTIKEFGQKMIKLGVKPEVEVFDKGMIDMAVRLQKKGFIKSPMHFNFVLGVNGGISASPRDLVFMAGSIPSESTFTVSGIGRNEFPMAAMAIIMGGHVRVGYEDNVYLSKGVLAKSNGELVSKVVRLANELGREIANPSETRKILGLKERR, from the coding sequence TTGGATAAACTTATAATTACTGCCGCTATATGTGGGGCTGAAGTTACAAAGGACCATAATTCTAGCTTACCTTATACAGTGGAGGAAATAGGAATAGAGGCTGAAAAGTCGTATAAAGCTGGAGCTAGTATAATTCACCTTCACGTAAGAGAAGATGATGGTACTCCAACCCAGGATAAAGAAAGATTTAAAGCCTGTATTAAAGAAATTCAAAAAAGATGTCCTGATGTTATAATTCAGCCTTCTACTGGTGGAGCTGTTGGAATGAGTAATGAAGAAAGATTACAACCTGTAGACCTTAGTCCTGAAATGGCTACACTAGATTGTGGAACTTGCAACTTTGGCGGTGATGAGGTATTTGTTAATACTGAAAATACAATCAAAGAGTTTGGTCAAAAAATGATAAAGCTTGGAGTTAAACCCGAAGTTGAAGTTTTTGATAAAGGTATGATAGATATGGCTGTAAGACTTCAAAAAAAAGGATTTATAAAGTCTCCTATGCACTTTAACTTTGTTCTAGGGGTAAACGGAGGTATATCAGCTTCACCTAGAGACTTAGTCTTTATGGCTGGTAGTATTCCTTCCGAAAGCACATTTACAGTGTCTGGCATAGGTAGAAATGAATTTCCTATGGCAGCAATGGCTATTATAATGGGTGGTCATGTAAGAGTTGGATACGAGGACAACGTTTACTTATCAAAAGGTGTACTTGCAAAATCTAATGGAGAATTAGTTTCAAAAGTTGTAAGACTTGCAAATGAGCTTGGAAGAGAAATTGCAAATCCAAGTGAAACTAGAAAAATATTAGGCCTTAAGGAGCGTCGTTAA